The following DNA comes from Emys orbicularis isolate rEmyOrb1 chromosome 13, rEmyOrb1.hap1, whole genome shotgun sequence.
GTCACCCTGGCGTCCGGgcaccttccacacaaactcaACAGCAAGTAACAAAGCTCCTGGTGGATGGCAGGGGACTCTGCTCCGCGTTACACCCCCCAGCCGGACCCGCTGCGGCTCTGCCTGTGCTCCTGagcccttcctccctgccccggtgcccaccccctgccccacagcccccccccccatgcccaccccggtctgcccctcccttcccatGGGCACTAGAAGGCAGCTGGATCGAACCCAGCGACCAGGCCCAGCTCCCGGGGTGTCGGGGTGTGTCTGTCCCCCCCGTGGCCGGCAGTCTGTGCTGTGGGCACTGCCCCGCTGCGGGCGGCCGGCTGCGGTGACgggctcccagcccagggcaggcgaCCAGCTGCGGTGACgggctcccagcccagggcaggcgaCCGGCGCAGCGGCTGTGTTTAACTCTCCCCTGGTTGCCACAGGGCCGCAAGTTCCCCATGCCGGGGGCCGGGGGGACAGGATGGCGAAGTCACGGTGCGCTCGCTGCAGCCCGCAGGGTcacacttcctcttcccctgccagGCCCTCGGCAGCCGAGTTCGAGGCAGTCACGTGGGGACCGGCGCGCTGGGGGAACGTCGGAGCTGCTGAGATCCGGCCTCTGGCACCCGCCCGCCAGGCCCAGCGCGGGTCACACGCAGGCGGCCGGGAGCTGGGGCTGAACTGCCGGTCGTGCCAGACCCCATGGGAGctgcaccctgccccagctgccccgGCTGGATCTGTGGGGATCCTGCCCCAACCTGCCCCACGCCGACCTGAGACAGGCCCCGACATGCTGCTAGCGCATCGCTAGGCCAGGATCCCCTGGGTGCAGCCTCCTCTGCCGAGGGCCGCGCCGTGCTGATGCCAGCCACGTTAACCCGTCTGAGCGTCTCTCCCCCAAGTGTCAGCTCcccggggcagggactggctgtgcagtgcctggcgcCGGGGGTCTCCGCCTGGGCTTGGCATCCCAGACACTACTGCAAAACGGGCAATGAACACGCTCCCCCGGGGCCGGCTCTGAGGGCCGgctgaggaggggcaggggggtgggggtgcctcTGCCCTGCACAGAGCCAGACCAGCTGGGACTGAGAGCGCCGTGGTCTGCGCAGTGTTAGCCGGGTCTGTCTGTACGCGGCTCTGGATGGAGCAGCTCTGATTCAAACCGGAtccagattaaattcaatgtgaCGAAGCCATTGGGCTTTACCGGCTCTTCCCAGCGCCCGGCTGCAACGGTGCCAGCAGGGGACGCCCCAGGCCTCGGTCTGGGAATCCCCCAGCGCTGCCTTAGCTCTCAGCAACAGGGCGGTTTGGCTCGCTGGGGCAGCAGAACCCGGCACTGGGAGGGGAGACGGGCtcagacagacacacagcaaACGCCCAGACAGGCGAGGGGCACACGAGAGACAGGGCCTTTATTCCAGGGGTTCAGTTACACGATCTTGTCCAGCGGCTCTCACGCTTTCCAGACTGTCCCCCTTTCCGAAGGCTCATTGTCTTGCatcccccaagtttcaccttgtcacggactcacagatcgtgcccactcctggccccgtgcggtccgtggggggtgcccctttcagtgagacagcccttctcgggggtccactctctctcggggtcaggcccctccacctcctggagccgcacctctctgagccttagcacgtctgtctctgccgtgggccccctcagggagtcccctcgctctggaccccccgggcctccacccccgaaggggttgatgccaccctgttctctagcccggagcgactctcagccagcataaaacaggagggtttattgagagttgaacacagcacaggaagctctctgaccctcaggcctggcctccctcagcccagcacaccccagtctctctgcatccaggtgggctctgccggctccccctctccagccccgagcccccctgccccagctgggcatctgagatccctggccccaggccccacctctgtccattgtcttctctccaggtaaacaaggTCGTAaacaggggcctcctctcctcgcttctgtcctctggctggaaccggctggttaggtcactgggtcctcactctgtaggccattgtccgcccactggccagaaccagctgcgattcctgagctgggtctccgggtcggggtctcaggtcaccggtcgctggggtctccatcctccaggccatcggctggggtcccaagttccctctccggtcctgtgtacccacaaactccctctcccctcccctcgttaaaccagtaacacccagggaaactgagtcccactccctccgcatgcaaaccattggaaaacaaggaaaaaacaagaaaatcccccacttcgtcacacacctcagttaaaaatacttaaaaatcagacatgaaactacagaagtgtcacagtcacactattactgaaacatttcagaggggtagccgtgttagtctgtatctgcaaaaagaatgaggagtccttgtggcaccttagagactaacacatttatttgagcatacgctttcgtgggctacaggccacttcatcggatgcatgtaaaAATACAGTAGTACATTTTTACCGTATAATTATaagataaattaatttaaatataaacatagtacttacatttcagtgtactgTACATTACACAGAGCAAtagaaacaagtcattgtatgaaattgtagtttgcaCCGACTTTGCTGGTGTTTTTtgtgtagcctgctgtaaaactagggaaatatctaGCAGAGTTGATGTCCCCCCTGGCAGATCTCTGTGaccccccaggggtacacatccCCCTGGTTGAGAAATCAAAGcgtccctgccccacacagcagcTTTCGTTGTACGTCTGACAGATCCCAGGTAATTAACCTGTtatacttaaagtactgcacaggatcttttcagggggaataaggcaaagtGCCACATTTACTGGTAATACATGGatcaatcaacactgtatcatatgcatatgatctatattacactcacacacacacacacatacacacacaaacacactccgtcttgttgttACCAACtggttgctccccttaactgcactggccaggtgagttagatgggggaggggtggagccgggcgtCTGCtgatccggatcgatgctccatgttgacaagacgagacccggggtcctctgcaagacacctcacatttatagcagcttccctctcctgcAAATCTGTACCAGcttcaaaatctgtgtctgttggtcctttgtgctgcttccttctgggtgttgtcccactgCTGTTCAAAGAGGGCGTTTTCAAAGGAAGGTGCTGGCTTCTAACCCCCAAGGCCGTCAGTATGTCTGATCTTCTTTAGTGAGCCACTTGACAggttttattgtccttgggtctggcttccagcccctctccaaggggtgcagctgtctggaggtgctgccttccacgcctGGTTCATCCACACCTCGGTCagtcaacagggcaattgattaaaaggaggggggaggagagatctTATTTTACTCCTAGCGAAAagacatttttttaacattataccaaggctcaGTACAAAGTTTTCTTTATAAGGATCTGATACAAAGTTGTAGGAAaatagaggcataatacaaagtcatatgaaagttatgtgaagatgcttaatgcagagatttatccaCAAACCCACAGCGGCCCCCGCGAGGCAGCTGAGCGTCACATCCGGGGCCTGGGCATTGAGGCAGAGGGAAAGGGTGAGGAATTCAGTCCAGGTCACACGAGCAGTCAGCAGCCGAGGGGGGGAGAGACCCCCAGGAACAACTCCAGCCTAGACGATGCCCGCTGGGGGGTCCCCGTCGTCGAGCGGGGCAGGAACACCCATGTGGAGGAGCTCCTGAGTTTCTGTAGGGAGATTGGTCTCTCCCACACTTGTGTCCCCCACCAGGTGCACCGTGGCCGCCGACCCTGCAGGAACGAGATACAGGGAGTCAGGGGGAGCCCGGAGCCTCCCCTTTTTTTCTGGCAGCCCCCATGGGCCCCCCCACTTTTCTGGCGGTGCCCCCCCCAGGCACACCCCCTTTTTCTACTGGCGCCTCTGCAGGAGCCGTGTCTGTTCGTAGGGATCGGGGCTGACACCGGAGAGGGACCCGCTGCAGCCGGACAGGGCTCCCTCGGGCCGTTCTCCAGACCCTCCCGCAGCCGGGTCAGATGGGGGAGAGACGCTCCGTACCCAGCAGGGtcgctcccagctctgcctggggcagggtggggggaagaggagggagttcCCAGGCTGGTTCATTGCTCCCCACCGCGGGGAGCAGGCGCTCAGAGCTCCCAGGCTGGGCTACTAGAGGGGCCGGGCCTGGGGGGCTCTGGGTCTATGGCCGGGGGGAGCCGCCAGCGCCCCGGGCTGGAGTCACCACTTACCTTGCGAGCCGGTGTCATACCCAGGGTCGCTGCctgtgggagggagaagggggttagcgctgagcagggagctggttCCTGGCCGATCCCCGCACCCCACCCCGCACCAATGGGATCAGACTGGGGTGAGCAGAACGTCCCGGAGGCCCAGAAATGGCCCAGCCCAGGCAGGGACCATGGGAAGGGATCagaaagggggcaggggccaggcagacCCAGTTCTGGGGTAAGAATCCCCATAACGCACCAGGGCTggaggctgggtgggggagcGCAGGGACCCCAGCTGGGGCGGGAATGGCCGGGGGTTCAGGATCTGAGGGTCCTGGTATCTGAGTCCCGGCCCAGCTCTGCtttgggggggtcacactcagccccactcctctcccagttCATATAGGGGCTGAGGTACAGTgagccctcccccctgcagcccagccccccacccacagctcccctcccccagagtccctGCTGCCTGGAACGACCCCCCTTGTAGAGGGGACCCACCCCCGGCTGGGGACTGCAAGGCACCccggggcagggcttggggcaggcGTCTCCCCATAGGGGTCTCCGTGACCACAGCCGATCCCAGGGGGGCTGGATCCCCCCAGCACTTACCCCTGCTGGATCCTTTGCTGGATTCTTTGTCGCTGGCTATGGGGAGAAGGGACAGGGTCAGCGTCTCCGAGCCTAGGGGCTGAGTGTGCTCCCGGGGTCACGGCCCCCCTCGGAGCGGTTCCAGCCCCACCCGTCCCGTTAGACCTGCCCTGGGCTCGCCTGGGGGGCCCTGACCCCAAGGCTGGGTGAGGAGGGGCCAATGTGGCAGGGCCTCGCTGTGGGATCTCAGGGACcgtccctcccagctctgccggggggagcctggccccagtgcgggGAAAGGAGGGGCCCCTGGTTACCTGCTCTGCTCACAGGTGACCCTCCTGGGGAGTGCAGGGTGAATCGCCAAGTCCCATtcacagcccccccctccccctccccccgagatcCCACCCCCGCCTGGTCTCCCTGCTGGGGCCTCTGACCAGGAACTGAAGGGTTAACGGGTCACCCCTCCTGCTCCATCATTAACCCCTTACCTTCCAGAGAGGAGCTGGAGTCCCGGTTGCCggctgtggggggagaaggggggttagTGTCTCCTGACGTCTCCCTAGGAATCGATTCCACCCTCGCCCACCCCGTCCCGGGGCTCACCACCCCCGGCCTGCCCCAGACAGGGAACAGCATCACCCAGAGCTGCCCTGGGCAGAGCCAGCCATGAGGGCCCCCTGCCTGGCACGGCTCAGCCCGGAGACCAGAGGGGCCTGCACCCCGCAGAGCCGGGGGCACGTCGCGCGACGCAGGGGATTGCGGGTGACTGGCTGAGCAGGTGGCGATGGGGCGTTAGCGCCCGGTCCCAGGGGAGGGTCCCCGGGCTGGgccgtgccccctccccacacctgccaGCAGCCTGGACGGGCTCACACTCACCCTGAGCTGGAGTGTCGATGGCTCCGGTTTTCCCTGCAGAGACAAGGCAGATTGCAGTGAGTGCGGCCGCTCCCGGGACAGGAACCGGCTCTGACCCATGTCCACGGCCCAGCACAGACCCCGGGGCTCAGCGCGCGACTCAGTGTCCCAGGGGAAGCCGGGTGTAAGGAAGGGAACAGAGAGACCCAGCGTCATCCGCCCCGTCTCTGGCTCCCCCGTCTCTGGCTACGGCCCGGCAGCAGCCCCCAGCGGGGTCTCTGGCCCAGCCCCCCGCAGGGCAGTCACACAACCCCAACGCAGGGGTCCCCCTCCAGATTGCTGCCGTCCCCAGGGCCCCATCGCAGGCCCCACACTGAGAGGTGGCACCGCCGGCCCCCCATTACCTGAGCGCCGCCTCCTCCAGAGAACAAACCCAACTGTCCCAGCGAGCAGGGCAGCGCCAGCGACGGCCCCAATCAgcgcagggagcggggcagagcgGGACGGGGGCTCTGCAAGGGAACAGAGAGTGAGAGACCCCCCCAAACACCACGTCCTTCCCATCCCCCATTCGCACCCCCACTCCTTTCTCGTGGCTGTCTCTTTACCCTGCGGTGAGTCTGTTCCAGGAACGTCCGTTATTCTTCAAACCGCAGCGGCCAGGGGAAGCGGGCGCCCTTGCCTGCTCCTTCCCGAGCGTCTCTTCTCCCTGGGGCCCAGGCCTCGCGTTCCCTTTTCAATCCTTTGTTAACAAGACTTTTCAACTCCTGCTAACTCACAGGGGCCTGGCACCAGGTTCCCCGTATTCTAAAGCCCGTTTCACCTCCAGCCGATGTTTCACTGCCCGGGACCCCGGCCCAGGCTGGGATCAGGCTGGCTCCGCGATCAcgccccccttcatttatcagcTCCCTCCGGCTTTCCGgggtgccccctcccctctggtTCCTGTCTTAGCCTCCTCCCCCGCTAGCCACACAACCTGCCTGTCCTGCGGCTTCGCTCATTTtctccacctggggaagtgagcaaAGTGTGTTACCGGTGGGGCTGtagggccagtcaccctgtgacaccccccccatTTCATCCAGCGTCCACATACACCCCGGCCTCACCCCACGCAGTGTCGAGCGGCTGGGCCAGGCTCTTGTGCTCCACACGGCAGCTGTACAGGTCTCTCTCCTGGGGGTCGATCTCCACCGTGGCCCAGGTGTGGTAGGTCCCGTCCCCGTTGGGCAGGACCCCCCCTCGCCATGTCTcctgctctctgctctcccccttTCGCAGCCAGGTCACGGCAATGTCCCGGGGGTAGAAGCCGTGGGCCCGGCAGGAGAGGGTGGTGGGGCCGCCAGGGGCGTCTCTGCTGGTGACCCGCACGGCCGGGTGCTCTGGAGAGacaagggggcagagggggaggccgCTGGGTTAGGGCCCATGAGCAGCACCCGGGTCCCTGAGCACCCCCATGGTTCAGTCATTGGAAAGCAGGAGAGGTCAGAGCCTGGGAAAGACCCCACAGGGACCTGCCCCACACAggagcccaggggcagggggagatgggacctgccaggggagggggtcTCTGCACCCTGCCGGCATGGCACAGAAGGGGACCCCCAAAAGGCTCCGCTGACCTCTAGGGGTCTTCCCCTGTAACCCAGCCCTGGGTCAATATAATTAGTGTCTCagacaggccagggagggggggagagtccCGCTACCCGggtgggctccctgcccccctcacctctCCTCTGCAGCGTCTCCTTCCCGTAGCCCAGGTATTTCTGCAGCCACTCGACGCATTTCCGCTCCAGATAGTCCCGCTGCTGCTGGCTCAGGTGCCTGTCGGCCTCCATCTTCCCCTTGGTGATCTCGGCCTCCTTGCTGGGCGCCACCCAGGCGTGGGTGCGGGTGTCGTAGGAGAGGAAATCCCGCCCGTTGTAGCCGTACTGCCGGAAGCCCCCCGTGCCGCCGTCCGCCCGCAGCTCACAGCCGTACATGTACTGGAAGGCGTGCAGGCCTGGAGAGACACGCACGGAGCCATGTGAGGCCACAGCTCCGGCCACGGCGCCTGACGCGGCTCGTTAGACCTGACTCAGGGCCACGGCCCCTCGCTGCCCCCACGACCCCTCGCTGCCCCCACGGCCCAGCCACTGCAGGCACCCCGGGGCGACTTGCTTGTGTTGCTACTGAACTCGATTCCGAGCGAGGGTCGGGGACAGACTCGGTCAGAGACACGGCTCGGCCAGGGGTTCAGGTTACGGCTCGGCCAGGGGTCAGGGTCACAGCTCAGAGTTGGGATTAGGGTTGCAGTTATTGCTCTGCCTGGCCTCAGGGCGAGGGTCAGGGTTATGGCTTGGCCCGGGGTCGGATCACTGGAAGCCCAGGGGTCGGGTCACAGCTTCGCTCAGCGCTGGGACTGGGGTTACCCTGAGGACAGGGGCTGGGgtgatcatagaatctcagggttggaagggacctcaggaggtatctagtccaaccccctgctcaaaggggggccaatccccagacagatttttgtcccagatccctaaatggccccctcaaggattgagctcacaaccttgggtttagcaggccaatgctcaaaccactgagttatccctccccggTTCCTCCTTTGCCCAGGGTGACGGGCACTGCCCAGCGCAGGGCGAGGGCTGGGGAGAGTTACAGCGagcgctggggctgggactggggttACGGTCACTGCTCAGCCTAGAGCTACGGTCCCTGCTGGGCCCGGGGACGGGATCTCTGCTGGGGATGGGGACAAGGGACTGGGTCACCACCAGACCTGGGGATGGGGTCACCACGGGGATGGGGGTCCGTGCTAGGCCTGGTGACGGGGTCACTGCCAGGGATGGGGACAGGGTCACCACGGGGATGGGGGTCTGTGCTAGGCCTGGGGATGGGGTCACTGCCGGGGATGGGGACAAGGGACTGGGTCACCACCAGacctggggatgggggaatggagTCACTGCTTAGGTCCAGGGATATGGGACAGGGTCACCACCGGGCCTGGGGTCACCACTGGGGCCAGGGATGGAGGATGGAGACAGAACAGAGTCCCTCCTAGGTCCCGGGCTCTGGGGTCCCTCCTAGGCCCAGTGTCTGGGGTCACCGCCAGGCCCCAcgctccggcccccggcccctcACCCCCGCTCTGGTTGTAGCGCTCCATGGCGATGCGGACGTTGCCATTGAAGGCCTCCTGCCAGCCCTTGGCAATCCAGGTCTGCCGATCCCAGTATTCGGGCCCCTCGGCCTGGATCCAGGGGGCGCGAGGCTGGGCCTGCTTCACCTCGCTGTCGAAATGGAAGAAGAGCTGGTCATCCAGGTACCCGACCACGGTGAACTGGGGCAGCCCCGGGCCGGGCTCCGACACCGCCGTGTAGAAATAGCGCAGCGAGTGCGGGCCTGGGTCTGcggggagagagcgagagagacccTCCTGTCAGccagcagcccccttccccacccagcccccagggcGAGCCAGGACTCCACCCCACACTTCAGGGGGGAGAGACACCCTTCAGCCAACAGCCCCTTGCCCCATCCCAGCCCCGAGGGCGAGCCGGGACCCCACACTCCAGGGGGGAGAGACCCACCCCACAGCCAgcagcccctcaccccctgtcccatcccaGCCCCCCGGGTGAGCCAGGACCCCACCCCACACTGCAgaagggagaccccccccccccatcagccagCAGCCCCTttcgcccggcccagcccccggggAGAGCCGGGACCACACCCCACACTGCAAGGGAGTAGATGGGGCCTCACTCTCTGTTGGGCCAGGGGTCCATGCAGTGCCCAGCGTGACGGGGGGCCCAATCTCAGTTGAGCAGGGTCTGCGCAGCGTCTGGCATGACCAGGCCCCTCATACTGACTTCTGGTCCCCATAAACATTCATtaacagcagcaattagcaatTAGTGTCTGGCAGCCTCACCCACCTCGCGCTGGGCGCTCGCCAGATGGGGGCGCGAAACCACGGGGGGGGGCTaggcagggtgttgggggagcagcagccgtCACCGCAAAATCCAGTGTCCCACagggagggggcaaaggggggggatgggaggggaaactgaggcgtaGCCAGAGGtcgtgacatagaatcatagaatcatagaatcatagaatatcagggttggaagggacctcaagaggtcatctagtccaaccccctgctcaaagcaggaccaattcccaactaaatcatcccagccagggctttgtcaagccgggccttaaaaacctccaaggaaggagactccaccacctccctaggtaacgcattccagtgcttcaccaccctcctagtgaaatagtgtttcctaatattcaacctggacctcccccactgcaacttgagaccattgctccttgttctgtcatctgccaccactgagaacagccgaactccatcctctttggaacctcccttcaggtagttgaaggctgctatcaaatcccccctcattcttctcttctggagactaaacaatcccagttccctcagcctctcctcataagtcatgtgctccagacccctaatcatttttgttgccctccgctggactctttccaatttttccacatccttcttgtagtgtggggcccaaaattggacacagtattccagatgaggcctcaccaatgtcgaataaaggggaacgatcacgttcctcgatctgcctAATGTTGTGGGGAAGGAAGTGGGGCAGGGCTGACCCTGAACCGGGGGTTCCCACAAAGACAGACAGCGGGGAAAGGGTTAAACCTTGGCGGTTTGACTCTGACCCCGCCCCCCCTTCGGATCAGGAGCTgagcccagctgggaggggagcccTGCTCCCTGTACCCCTCCCATAACAACTGGCAGGgatccccactccccacagccgtACCCCTCCCCGGGACACCCCCTCTTTCCCCGGGACACCCGGCTataggggtcgggggggggcCAGTGTCCAGCTAGCCACCCGGGGCTCGATTCTGGCCTCGCATTAGTTTTACACCCCCTGGTCTCAGTGGCTCGCTCCTGATTCACAGCCAGGCGGCTGAGAGCTGAATGGGGCCCTGGGGGGGTCTGGATTTGAGCCCCAAAGCCCCTCACCCCAATACAAGcatttcctgccccctggctcaTCCCCCTCGACGCCCCCCAGCACAGGTCACCACTGCCCCTAATGGGACAggatcctgcccctccccctgtgcTGTGGGGTAGCACCCCAATACTCACGGGAACAGCCCCCTGGGACGGCAAAGACCCCcagcaggaggagagggagggggacaggcaCGGCCATGCTGAGCCCAGTCACTCTCCCCCCTATATCGGCCAGGACGCTCCCCACTGGGCTCCCCAACAGAGCGACTCTCCGGGTGCACCCTGCCCCTGGCCTCGCCCCGGGGACTTTGCCCCAGGAAGGGCTGGCCCAGCTGAGAAAGCCCCacaagggagcagctgccccatcaCCTGGTACCGAGCAGAGCCCGTCTGCCAGCTGGAGACGGAAAGTGAAAGTGTCACAGAGGGTGGCACCTCCCCCATAAGGTAAACAGCTGGCTGGGCAGGGTGGTGTAATGGTTGGAaccgggggaggggctgggagccaggactcctgggttctctgcccggctcagggaggggagtgggggctggtgggttagagcagagggggctgggagccaggactcctgggttctctccccagctctgggaggggagtgggggctggtgggttagaggggggggggggctgggagccaggactcctgggttctctccccagctctgggaggggagtgggggctggtgggttagagcgggggggctgggagctaggactcctgggttctccctggctctgggaggggagagggggctggtgcgttagagcgggggggctgggagccaggactcctgggttctctccccggctctgggaggggagtgggggctggtgggttagagcaggaggggctgggagccaggactcctgggttctccctggctctgggaggggagtgggggctggtgggttagagcgggggggggctgggagccaggactcctgggttctctccccagctctgggaggggagtggggactggtgggttagagcaggggggctgggaaccaggacgcctgggttctctccccagctctgggaggggagtggggactggtggtTAGAGTCTGGAGAGGACACCTTTCACCCATTCAGGGTCATTTCCTATATTTGTGCAGCCTTCAACTCTACTCACACTGGGCCCAGGAccctgtgacccccccacacacacccccacgccCTGTCGGAGGGCCCAGTAATGCACACAGGCCTCAGTCAGggtcagggccccgtcgcgccgggcgctgcacaaacTCTGACCCAGATGTTGCCAGTCGGTGTTGGGCCGGTTCGAGTTTGAACTTTTTGAATCTTAACCTCTGTGGACACAAAATAATTgtctgccccccccgcccccccatttcCCAGCACGTGAACACTGAAATCAACACACATTTGACAATGCTGACAAAAATGACACAATAAACCTGCGATTCTGCCAAGCCCACGTGTGACTGGGGAACCGGTCCCGGACCCCCCCATCCGCCCCCACCcgacccagcccagcctgggcccCGATCCCAgcggtcccaggacc
Coding sequences within:
- the LOC135887657 gene encoding major histocompatibility complex class I-related gene protein-like, with the translated sequence MERYNQSGGLHAFQYMYGCELRADGGTGGFRQYGYNGRDFLSYDTRTHAWVAPSKEAEITKGKMEADRHLSQQQRDYLERKCVEWLQKYLGYGKETLQRREHPAVRVTSRDAPGGPTTLSCRAHGFYPRDIAVTWLRKGESREQETWRGGVLPNGDGTYHTWATVEIDPQERDLYSCRVEHKSLAQPLDTAWEPPSRSAPLPALIGAVAGAALLAGTVGFVLWRRRRSGKTGAIDTPAQAGNRDSSSSLEASDKESSKGSSRGSDPGYDTGSQGSAATVHLVGDTSVGETNLPTETQELLHMGVPAPLDDGDPPAGIV